A region of Methyloversatilis discipulorum DNA encodes the following proteins:
- a CDS encoding AmpG family muropeptide MFS transporter → MIPTSPAAGWLDSLKVYAHPRVVGMLFLGFSAGLPLILVLGTLSYWLREAGIDRSTIGYFSWIGLAYGFKWVWSPLVDRLPLPGLTRLLGRRRSWLLLSQLAIAGALFGMANTDPAQALERMVWCALAVAFASATQDIALDAYRIEAVEQRLQGAMAATYQGGYRIAMIAASAGVLWLAASVDATDTAYEHAPWRFAYLIMAASMGVGILTTLLIREPDAPVSADTVQREARTREWLAREGLHGPLLAAAAWVHGAVVSPFVDFIRRYRWHAVLLLALIGTYRISDVVMGIMANAFYVDMGYTKDEVANVAKVYGVGMTIVGAVIGGVLTARIGVMKTLFLGAALSSATNLLFVWLAGRGHDVNGLIFAISADNLSAGIASSAFVAYLSGLTNVAYSATQYALFSSLMLLLPKFIAGFSGVYVDAHGYEAFFTATALLGVPVLGLVLLAGRARGRDQGGGARG, encoded by the coding sequence TTGATCCCCACATCTCCTGCCGCCGGCTGGCTCGACAGCCTGAAGGTGTATGCGCACCCGCGCGTCGTCGGCATGCTCTTCCTCGGCTTTTCCGCCGGTCTGCCCCTCATCCTGGTGCTCGGCACGCTGTCCTACTGGCTGCGCGAGGCCGGCATCGACCGTTCGACCATCGGTTACTTCAGCTGGATAGGACTGGCCTACGGCTTCAAGTGGGTATGGTCTCCGCTGGTAGACCGCCTGCCGCTGCCCGGCCTGACACGACTGCTCGGGCGTCGGCGCAGCTGGCTGCTGCTGTCGCAGCTGGCGATCGCCGGCGCGCTGTTCGGCATGGCCAACACCGACCCGGCGCAGGCACTGGAACGCATGGTGTGGTGCGCACTGGCGGTGGCCTTCGCCTCCGCCACCCAGGACATCGCACTCGACGCCTACCGCATCGAAGCGGTCGAGCAACGGCTTCAGGGCGCAATGGCCGCCACCTACCAGGGCGGCTACCGCATCGCGATGATTGCCGCCTCGGCCGGTGTGCTGTGGCTGGCCGCCTCGGTCGATGCCACCGATACCGCCTACGAACACGCGCCCTGGCGCTTCGCCTACCTGATCATGGCGGCCAGCATGGGCGTCGGCATCCTTACCACGCTGCTGATACGCGAGCCGGATGCGCCGGTGTCGGCGGACACCGTGCAGCGCGAGGCGCGCACCCGCGAGTGGCTGGCGCGCGAGGGGCTACACGGCCCGCTGCTGGCCGCCGCCGCCTGGGTGCATGGCGCGGTGGTGTCGCCCTTCGTCGATTTCATCCGCCGCTATCGCTGGCACGCGGTACTGCTGCTGGCGCTGATCGGCACCTACCGCATCTCCGATGTGGTGATGGGCATCATGGCCAATGCCTTCTACGTGGACATGGGCTACACCAAGGACGAAGTGGCCAATGTGGCCAAGGTGTACGGCGTCGGCATGACCATCGTCGGCGCAGTGATCGGCGGCGTGCTGACGGCGCGCATCGGCGTCATGAAGACGCTGTTCCTCGGCGCCGCGCTGTCGTCGGCCACCAATCTGCTGTTCGTCTGGCTGGCCGGCCGCGGCCACGACGTGAACGGGCTCATCTTCGCGATCTCCGCCGACAACCTGTCGGCCGGCATCGCCTCTTCGGCCTTCGTCGCCTATCTGTCAGGGCTGACGAACGTGGCCTACTCGGCTACCCAGTACGCGCTGTTCAGTTCGCTGATGCTGCTGCTGCCGAAGTTCATCGCCGGCTTCTCCGGCGTCTATGTCGACGCCCACGGCTACGAAGCCTTCTTCACCGCCACCGCGCTGCTCGGCGTGCCGGTGCTGGGGCTGGTACTGCTTGCGGGGCGGGCGAGGGGCAGGGACCAGGGAGGAGGGGCCAGGGGCTAG
- the metX gene encoding homoserine O-succinyltransferase MetX, which yields MANEISIPEDSVGIVSPLCARFDTPLTLKSGAVLPGFELMYETYGELNAARSNAVLVCPALSGHHHAAGIHADAPKNTGWWDNLIGPGKPLDTRKFFVISVNNLGGCHGSTGPMSTNPETGKPWGADFPVVTVEDWVAAQSLLADRLGIDCWAAIIGGSLGGMQAMAWSIHLPARVRHALVIASAPKLTAQNIAFNEVARQAIITDPDFHGGHFYEHNTLPRRGLRLARMLGHITYQSDDLMAEKFGRRLREGGRKFSFEVEFEVESYLRYQGDKFAGSFDANTYLLATRALDYFDPAHDAGGDLAAAFAPATADYLLVSFSTDWRFAPSRSREIVDALMRKGRNVSYAEIESSAGHDSFLLDDPHYHAVLRAYFDNITV from the coding sequence ATGGCCAACGAAATATCCATTCCTGAAGACAGCGTCGGCATCGTCAGCCCGCTGTGCGCGCGCTTCGACACGCCGCTGACGCTGAAAAGCGGCGCCGTGCTGCCGGGTTTCGAGCTGATGTACGAAACCTACGGCGAACTGAACGCCGCCCGCTCGAACGCCGTGCTGGTCTGTCCGGCGCTGTCCGGTCACCATCACGCGGCCGGCATCCATGCCGACGCGCCGAAGAACACCGGCTGGTGGGACAACCTGATCGGCCCGGGCAAGCCGCTCGATACGCGCAAGTTCTTCGTCATCAGCGTGAACAACCTCGGCGGCTGTCACGGCTCGACCGGCCCGATGAGCACCAATCCGGAAACCGGCAAGCCCTGGGGGGCGGATTTCCCGGTGGTGACGGTGGAGGACTGGGTGGCGGCGCAGTCACTGCTGGCTGATCGCCTGGGCATCGACTGCTGGGCGGCCATCATCGGCGGCAGCCTGGGTGGCATGCAGGCGATGGCGTGGTCCATCCACCTGCCGGCGCGCGTGCGCCATGCGCTGGTGATCGCGTCGGCGCCCAAGCTGACGGCACAGAACATCGCTTTCAACGAAGTGGCGCGCCAGGCCATCATCACCGACCCGGATTTCCACGGCGGCCACTTCTACGAACACAACACGCTGCCGCGCCGCGGTCTGCGGCTGGCGCGCATGCTGGGCCACATCACCTATCAGTCGGACGATCTGATGGCCGAGAAATTCGGCCGCCGGCTGCGCGAAGGCGGCCGCAAGTTCAGTTTCGAGGTCGAGTTCGAGGTCGAGTCCTATCTGCGTTACCAGGGCGACAAGTTCGCCGGCAGCTTTGACGCCAATACCTATCTGCTGGCCACCCGCGCGCTCGACTACTTTGACCCGGCGCATGACGCCGGCGGCGATCTGGCTGCCGCCTTCGCGCCGGCCACCGCCGACTACCTGCTGGTGTCCTTCTCGACCGACTGGCGCTTCGCGCCGTCGCGCTCGCGCGAAATCGTCGATGCGCTGATGCGCAAGGGGCGCAACGTGAGCTACGCCGAAATCGAATCGTCGGCCGGCCACGACTCCTTCCTGCTCGACGACCCGCACTACCATGCGGTGCTGCGTGCGTATTTCGACAACATCACGGTGTGA
- a CDS encoding heavy metal-binding domain-containing protein yields MLLTTTPTLEGRPIRQYHGVVTGEAIIGANIFKDLFASIRNVVGGRAGAYESTLADARDAAMQEMSEAAAKLGANAVVGIDIDYEVLGADNGMLMVCVSGTAVST; encoded by the coding sequence ATGCTGCTCACCACCACGCCCACGCTCGAAGGCCGGCCCATCCGCCAGTACCACGGCGTGGTGACCGGCGAAGCCATCATCGGCGCCAATATCTTCAAGGACCTGTTCGCCAGCATCCGCAACGTGGTCGGCGGCCGCGCCGGCGCCTACGAAAGCACGCTGGCCGACGCGCGTGACGCCGCGATGCAGGAAATGAGCGAGGCGGCGGCGAAGCTGGGCGCCAACGCGGTGGTCGGCATCGACATCGACTACGAAGTACTGGGCGCCGACAACGGCATGCTGATGGTGTGCGTGAGCGGTACGGCGGTCAGCACGTGA
- a CDS encoding type 2 periplasmic-binding domain-containing protein: MPLMHLFTRRTLLTLVLAFVSGWARAEALAVIVHPSSGVDSLSREEVSHLFLGRIKHLPSGTPAVVLDTKSLRADFYRALVNREMNEISAYWARLKFSGRTQPPEQIDDAESVLRRVAAERGAIGYVDAARVDKRVRVVLLLEY; the protein is encoded by the coding sequence ATGCCGCTGATGCACTTGTTCACCCGACGGACCTTGCTCACGCTCGTTCTCGCGTTCGTGAGCGGATGGGCGCGTGCGGAAGCGCTGGCGGTCATCGTTCACCCATCGAGCGGGGTGGACAGCCTGAGCAGGGAGGAAGTGAGCCATCTGTTCCTTGGTCGCATCAAGCACCTGCCGTCCGGCACGCCCGCCGTCGTTCTGGATACGAAATCGTTGCGCGCGGACTTCTACCGCGCACTGGTCAATCGCGAAATGAACGAGATCAGCGCCTACTGGGCGCGCCTGAAGTTCTCCGGACGGACCCAGCCGCCGGAGCAGATCGACGACGCCGAGTCGGTGCTGCGTCGCGTCGCGGCCGAGCGCGGCGCGATCGGCTACGTCGACGCTGCGCGGGTGGACAAGCGCGTCCGGGTGGTGCT
- a CDS encoding YebC/PmpR family DNA-binding transcriptional regulator, translating to MAGHSKWANIQHRKGRQDAKRGKVFTKLIKEITVAARMGGGDPNFNPRLRMAVDKAKGENMPGDNIDRAVKRGTGELDGASYEEIRYEGYGIGGAAVMVDCLTDNRTRTVADVRHAFSKYGGNLGTDGSVAFMFKHCGQFIFAPGTSEDALMEAALEAGAEDVLTNDDGSIEVLSPPADFVAVKDALEKAGFKAEFAEVTMKPLNESPLAGDDAAKMQKLLDVLDSLDDVQEVYTTAVMDEE from the coding sequence ATGGCCGGTCATTCCAAGTGGGCCAACATCCAGCATCGCAAGGGGCGTCAGGACGCCAAGCGGGGCAAGGTGTTCACCAAGCTGATCAAGGAAATCACCGTGGCGGCCCGCATGGGCGGCGGCGACCCCAACTTCAACCCGCGCCTGCGCATGGCGGTGGACAAGGCGAAGGGCGAAAACATGCCCGGCGACAACATCGATCGCGCGGTCAAGCGCGGGACCGGTGAGCTCGACGGCGCAAGCTACGAGGAAATCCGCTACGAAGGGTACGGCATCGGCGGTGCCGCTGTCATGGTCGACTGCCTGACTGACAACCGTACCCGCACCGTGGCCGACGTGCGCCATGCCTTCTCCAAGTATGGCGGCAACCTCGGCACCGACGGCTCCGTGGCCTTCATGTTCAAGCACTGTGGCCAGTTCATCTTCGCCCCCGGGACGTCCGAGGACGCGCTGATGGAAGCGGCGCTGGAAGCCGGCGCCGAGGACGTGCTGACCAACGACGACGGCTCGATCGAGGTGCTGAGTCCGCCGGCCGATTTCGTGGCGGTCAAGGACGCGCTGGAAAAGGCCGGCTTCAAGGCCGAGTTCGCCGAAGTGACGATGAAGCCGCTGAACGAAAGCCCGCTGGCCGGCGACGACGCCGCCAAGATGCAGAAACTGCTGGATGTGCTGGACAGTCTGGACGACGTGCAGGAGGTCTACACCACCGCGGTGATGGACGAAGAGTAA
- a CDS encoding YqjK family protein encodes MNERRLRLALARERLVERSRRLRVEAATQSAVLDPVLNVGDQIRAGAAWVRGHPEALAAALVGFALVRPRRVWRWGLRLWGAWRLLGTLQHRLTSR; translated from the coding sequence ATGAACGAACGGCGCCTGCGTCTGGCCCTTGCGCGAGAGCGGCTGGTCGAACGATCACGCCGTCTGCGCGTCGAAGCGGCAACGCAATCGGCGGTTCTCGACCCGGTCCTGAACGTCGGCGATCAGATCCGCGCTGGAGCCGCCTGGGTGCGCGGTCACCCGGAGGCGCTGGCGGCTGCGCTGGTCGGGTTCGCGCTCGTGCGCCCGCGGCGCGTCTGGCGCTGGGGCCTGCGGCTGTGGGGGGCCTGGCGGCTGCTCGGCACGCTGCAGCACCGCTTGACCTCCCGCTGA
- a CDS encoding signal protein has product MTNTRLLIALLAVSASSGALADDPATEQLWQFGGFGTLGAGYHSQENVVYRRDLEQAGGIEGDKLGFRLDTRIGLQASASFNPRWSTTIQAVSRLNSEGNWTPMLSWGFVRYAPTDWLELRAGRLGADIYLEGDSRHVGYAYTAARPPTEVYGVVTQDRFDGADLTLRAPVGDGLGSIKFYGGQSRGDFYLYGQRVTQDDATTVGATIEWMSDTLTLKAAWADIHARGDLSLVQLRDALASVPLAQAQLRASQIQTSHHITFAGLSARYENGPWSLQGILARETFSQFPRYSGWGSSVVAGYRIGAWKPYLTWGRISFEPDDSALTLPAPAAALQVVYDRVVDRLTMNQRTFGAGVRYDFATDYALKVQIEKINASSSSILITPSGLPVRDASLTLFTVVLDFVF; this is encoded by the coding sequence GTGACAAATACAAGACTTCTGATCGCTCTGCTGGCCGTCAGCGCCAGCAGCGGCGCCCTGGCGGACGACCCGGCCACCGAACAGCTGTGGCAGTTCGGCGGCTTCGGAACGCTGGGCGCCGGCTATCACAGCCAGGAGAACGTCGTCTATCGGCGTGACCTCGAACAGGCCGGAGGCATCGAGGGCGACAAGCTCGGCTTCCGTCTGGACACCCGCATCGGTCTGCAAGCGAGCGCCAGCTTCAATCCGCGCTGGTCGACGACGATACAGGCGGTCAGCCGCCTGAACAGCGAAGGCAACTGGACGCCGATGCTGAGCTGGGGCTTCGTGCGCTATGCCCCGACCGACTGGCTGGAACTGCGTGCCGGCCGGCTGGGTGCGGACATCTATCTCGAAGGCGACTCGCGCCACGTCGGCTACGCCTACACCGCGGCGCGACCGCCGACCGAGGTGTACGGCGTGGTGACGCAGGACCGCTTCGACGGCGCCGACCTCACGCTGCGCGCACCCGTCGGCGACGGGCTGGGCAGCATCAAGTTCTATGGCGGACAGTCGCGCGGCGACTTCTACCTGTACGGCCAGCGGGTGACGCAGGACGACGCGACCACCGTGGGCGCGACGATCGAGTGGATGAGCGACACGCTGACGCTGAAGGCGGCCTGGGCCGACATCCACGCGCGCGGCGATCTGTCGCTGGTGCAGTTGCGCGACGCACTGGCCTCGGTGCCGCTGGCCCAGGCCCAGCTGCGGGCGTCGCAGATACAGACTTCGCACCACATCACCTTCGCCGGCCTCAGCGCGCGCTACGAAAACGGTCCGTGGTCGCTGCAGGGCATTCTCGCGCGGGAAACCTTCTCTCAGTTTCCGCGCTATTCGGGCTGGGGTTCCAGCGTGGTCGCCGGCTATCGCATCGGCGCGTGGAAGCCCTATCTGACCTGGGGACGCATCTCCTTCGAGCCGGACGACAGTGCGCTGACGTTGCCGGCGCCGGCAGCGGCACTGCAGGTCGTCTACGACCGCGTCGTCGACCGGCTGACGATGAATCAGCGCACTTTCGGCGCCGGTGTGCGTTATGACTTCGCCACCGATTACGCCTTGAAGGTACAAATCGAAAAGATCAATGCCTCATCGTCGTCGATACTGATCACCCCCAGCGGTCTGCCGGTCCGCGATGCCAGTCTGACGCTGTTCACCGTCGTGCTGGATTTCGTTTTCTGA
- a CDS encoding HDOD domain-containing protein has product MTTHSAQELARRTTELVTLPAIYHRVKQVIDDPDGSVIELAKVVAADPGITMRVLRVVNSVFYGFPGKIETMQRAVSVLGMQQVHDIVLATTVTAVFAGMRPERMDVARFWRASAMRGLLSRAAAKSCGLLDAERLFVGGMLADIGHMVMYMHTPQESEQALVDSRATGAPIEHLEREIVGCDYAAVGEALLTEWRLPRSFAVAIGAQIDPAHGAPHEFEASLLHLARHAVGYDAELIDSARIVASASPAAWQITRLEPQAFEGACAEAGSSLAAVMGLFFSEYA; this is encoded by the coding sequence ATGACCACACACTCCGCACAGGAACTGGCGCGCAGAACGACCGAGCTGGTCACGCTGCCTGCCATCTACCACCGGGTGAAGCAGGTCATCGACGACCCGGATGGCTCGGTGATCGAACTGGCCAAGGTGGTGGCCGCCGACCCCGGCATCACGATGCGCGTGCTGCGCGTCGTCAACAGCGTGTTCTACGGCTTCCCGGGCAAGATCGAAACGATGCAGCGCGCGGTGAGCGTGCTCGGCATGCAGCAGGTGCACGACATCGTGCTGGCGACGACGGTGACCGCCGTATTCGCCGGCATGCGCCCGGAACGCATGGATGTCGCCCGCTTCTGGCGGGCCTCGGCGATGCGCGGCCTGCTGTCGCGCGCGGCCGCCAAGAGCTGCGGCCTGCTCGACGCCGAGCGGCTGTTTGTCGGCGGCATGCTGGCCGACATCGGCCACATGGTCATGTACATGCACACACCGCAGGAGTCGGAACAGGCGCTGGTCGACAGCCGTGCAACCGGCGCACCGATCGAGCATCTGGAACGCGAAATCGTTGGCTGCGACTACGCCGCAGTGGGCGAAGCCCTGCTGACCGAATGGCGGCTGCCACGCAGCTTTGCTGTCGCCATCGGCGCCCAGATCGATCCGGCGCACGGCGCGCCGCACGAATTCGAAGCTTCGCTGCTGCATCTGGCGCGGCACGCGGTCGGCTACGACGCGGAACTGATCGATTCGGCCCGCATCGTCGCCTCGGCCTCGCCGGCCGCCTGGCAGATCACCCGGCTGGAGCCGCAGGCCTTCGAAGGCGCCTGCGCCGAAGCGGGCAGCTCGCTGGCGGCGGTGATGGGGCTGTTCTTCTCCGAGTACGCGTAG
- the metW gene encoding methionine biosynthesis protein MetW — translation MTALDGRIDYDVIAGWVSPGARVLDLGCGDGALLRHLKDSRGASGYGVEIDIERVISCMRNGINVLQIDLEKGLYDFVDQSFDLVIISNALQTLHRTEKLLTEMLRVGREAVVSFPNFAFWKHRMAIMDGHMPVSDRLPYQWYDTPNVRFFTIADFEALCEKLGIEIRERLVLDDAGQPVKEEPNFLGSFALYRLGGARG, via the coding sequence ATGACTGCACTGGACGGACGCATAGACTACGACGTGATCGCCGGCTGGGTGAGCCCAGGCGCGCGCGTGCTCGACCTCGGCTGCGGCGATGGCGCGCTGCTGCGCCACCTGAAGGACAGCCGTGGCGCCAGCGGTTACGGCGTCGAGATCGACATCGAGCGCGTGATCAGCTGCATGCGCAACGGCATCAACGTGCTGCAGATCGACCTGGAGAAGGGGCTGTACGACTTCGTCGACCAGAGCTTCGATCTGGTCATCATTTCGAACGCGCTGCAGACCCTGCACCGCACCGAAAAGCTGCTGACCGAAATGCTTCGGGTGGGCCGCGAGGCAGTGGTGAGCTTCCCCAACTTCGCCTTCTGGAAGCACCGCATGGCCATCATGGACGGCCACATGCCGGTGTCCGACCGCCTGCCCTACCAGTGGTACGACACGCCCAACGTCCGCTTCTTCACCATCGCCGACTTCGAGGCGCTGTGCGAAAAGCTGGGTATCGAAATCCGTGAGCGCCTGGTGCTCGACGATGCCGGCCAGCCGGTGAAGGAAGAGCCCAATTTCCTCGGCAGTTTTGCGCTGTATAGATTGGGAGGGGCTAGAGGCTAG